caatttcgtgcatatcccggagtttatcttccagccaacgtacgttttcctccaacgagggtgacgatttccatgtaagcacgtcgtctgcgtatgccaaccgccacttcgtaccgtttttgacgagatacgccaaatataacatatataggatcggggaaaggggagacccttgcggggtgccgcacccaagccgcctaaagcccgtggtcgtaccctccagccggactcgggcctggcggccgcttaaaaagttaatcacgaacctgaggagcattttactaaacccgaggctccgcattttccgtattaatcgcctatggaggagggcgtcgaaggcgccttggacgtcgcatgcgacaagggtgacttcctccccgcgagctagagcctgctcgatatcgtgggcgagggcacaaaccagatccgtcgccgatcgtttgggtagggcaccgccgtgggtgcagctaaggagcccgttgtcgtgtatggcccaagctatccggcgtgcaacgagcctttcgaggccttttccgatgcaggagaggagggctataggccgccaggatcgaacgctgctccggtctttcttccccgttttcggtagcatcgcgacttcggccttcttccaaggcgctgggaaatgtccgagttccaggcaacgttggtagagcctgcgcaccggctcggccaacgaagcccatccggcttttagtagccggacggtcattccgtcgatgcccggggacgtgctcgtaaccccaatgcaggagcgctccgcctcttccgcactaacctgggtgtcccaagggattttagcctcgtccggcgaccaggcctccaaggggtctccctgcaggtcatcctccgccgaaaatcggccaagcacctcccgttgcagtgcttccgcttttgctaaaggctcgctcacttgctcgccgttaataaccagcggcggggaccggaggcgtggtccggctcccagccagcccaccatgttccacaaatccttatcgtcgcgcagttggtcgatccggtgcctccagtactcccgcttcgcggcccgcacccctttcgtataggctttttcctcggcagaggcgtctgccctatttacagcgctccgtttaacccgctggaattcggaccagagccgctggcagttttcggtccaccagggagccgagctgtccctttttcccgccggcgtacccacgacccacgtcacttgctcccataaagttgtaaattcagctacccacgcgtccaatgcgtagccatcggccgcggatcccgggtccggcatgtcttgcatgccaaaagcaagtagctccgcgaactttggtaaccggtcgtccctaaccgaaacgttgatcgcctccgggcggggggcgccgcgcgtccgcagcgtggtataaagggattcgtggtcggagcctgtgtaaagactgctgtcaaccacagttattgtgctggggaggttggaaaagaccatatccagtaaacccccgtcgcggtgggtgggcacgccgatatttcctgtaaaactcatcccctgggcttgcgcccatgccgtcagttggtcccctccgcgtgcgtttgcgcggcccggctggtatgcagcagccgctacgttaaaatcgccgcctagcaccgtgggtccatttggcacggtattgcataccatttccagcgcggcttcagtgcccggagccctatatacgttaacaaacagtattccgttaatttcgagccagagtacgtcccgtgtattttggccctgcggtagccgtcgttgtgcggcccttagggctgcccccttcttgacgtaggtgagcacccggggccggagcccagtcatggcttcgtaagtgttggcgtgccattcgtccactggcgcaaaaacatcatagcccgggtgcgtttgtgtagtcgtatttagcccgcaccatggctcttgaacgttaaccaggtccacctttctctggtggcacaactccaataggctcagatgcacacccatccttttacctacgttggcccaaactacgtcgaggcattcccgctgcatattgccgagcgagtatttcgtcatattaatcgacgggttgcttccaagtctatcccatcagcggggcaaggttcggcagccgctgcgtcctcctccatttcggctgcccaaacgatttcgtcgtgcacgcgttcctgttcaacctgcaggaagttacggatgtccgcccctgccgcctcgcatggccgcgctcttttgtttgaaatgctcgatcgggagctcgaggtttgcgaatgctgcgatgaggtgcttaggaccgggattgcaggtgctggctctcggcgggccgtttcggcccggtcgttgataatcgcggcacggttggcacgtccgattctgcgaatccctttaagtttacgctgtgaaggtcgttcaagcttcccatttaccaccaaaggtcgggcagggcaattctcatgtccggatgggaaatggccgtggcaattaacgcatttgggggctgccttgcacggctcttcctctgtcgcatgttttgcttcaccacatatgccgcaacgcgcttgccgtacgcagcgacgtatttcgcaatatccctggtaaccgtcgtggtggtgtgtaattttgcgtgatttttcaaccttccgcgcacgtctcgacactccaaaaagctgaaagggctttacgggttgaaggaaggacactatccacgtgccctcagccgtatgtgggtcgtaaccatgtttggaaatatgccagttgactggctgctggcctgctgccacggtaatctcctcctggattacctcatgtacgtcctttcttccgtccaggcaattgagcgttcggggcactccagaaacggcgtatgtgtgccaggttgtcgggacagtgacttcccgcgcgtccaatgcgtccataatggccttgaccgcgctggggttgaggagtttttgccgtgtttcctcagaggccaccgtaacaccccagcccgtgggggtacgcttggcgtttgggatttcactgtgtggcaccgagaccaattcggccagtttggtcgttaccgcgtatggctccttcgtcaccatccgcaatttgtcatttacgcggattaggatgcggttggacggctgttctgtcaaacgtttcggggcttgggagcggtcccggcccgattgggagggagttgcggagctgtcaggtgcattgccgggcgtcgtacgtatcgggtacgagcgcgtggccggggttaaaattcgcgttggggccgccgctggtggcgtggcggctcgctcggcccatgtgaccgatttgttagtgggcgtgcctctgcctttagaggccgacgacgccgtgcccgtcctcgtaattaaaatgctgcgcctttcgctggaactggtcggcgaacgcgacggggagcgcgaacgctctttttcagggagggtgcgactgaggaaccagccgctgatcacgtcgtcaagttcaagaacaattctcctaagcgcggcgtcctccggggcctgtaaactttcgagcttggctgcaaagacctcttcgagccagctgccgactgtttccacgttttccaactcctgctgcagtgttttgatggccagggccgggaggctggagtaccttccgcggccagccggctgaggcgcgttagcggtgcgcgtgtcgagagatacgtgtcccgactcggcctggccctgcggcaaagcctgcggcgtgctctgcgggcgcgcgcggcggtttgagacctctggtgaggccatgacgaccagcgcccggagggcgaaaattcttcagctgttaagcttattggtgtgtttgggtgtgaatcgctaacaaaggtgggtctgacccatgaatggtggaggatgcttgtttCCGGCCCGGTAAATAACTCTGTCACGGTACCTTGTCTCGCTGTACCTCCTGTGCCCTTGGCATAAGGACCCAGGGATGCTATACAGTGCCTATTTGATGACCCTCGTCCCGCGACACGTGAACATGGTCTTTCTATGTTTCCGCTTCGCAGTTATAGAGCCATTGCTGCTCACAAGACACCAGTTCAAGCACAATGTTCAGGATGACTAGACTGCGATTCTGATGACCACAAGAGAGTAAAGGAGGCTTTTGATAGGTATGACAATAACCAATGTTCCCCGTATTTTGTCTGAATCTAAGCAACTGTTCACGTATGTATTTTGAGTTCCAAGTGCTCCTGGGGTGCCAAACACGACCCTGATGGAGCTTTGCACTATTTCGCGACTGGCAACGACGGTGACGAAAAAGATTGCCAAGGTTTATAACAAAATTTCTACAGCATGCCCTATTCGCAGTGGCTAGGGCGTTGCTATTTATTCGCTTCGACCTAGACACCGTTTGTTACACGAGCTTATCCACCTCGCGGGTAGCGGGTCCTTCGTTCCTCTTGTCCTAAGTACAATAACAAATGCTTGgtttatttatatatatcGAAAACGCCCCACCTTCCTTCAGTCCTTCACTTATTTGGCCAACACCTAGCGAAACTCGACAAGTTCGGGCGAGTTTCAAAAACCGAGCACTGATGTGCTTCGggcacagcagcaacaatggcCCATTGACTGGGAACACTGGGGCCTGCAAACTCTCAGTCCAGTGTCGCATCTAACACTGAAAGAAAATCTCTGCTCAATTGTACAAAGTAGGATCTTATTTATGCTGGAGTCTCTATAGGACCGTCTCATACATCGTCGCTAGGTAGACCGCGTGCCTGACGTCGGTAGGTGCTGCAGGGTCGAAGAAGGACTTTTCAGCCCGGGTTTGTCACTCTGGTTCCGTGGTGTGGCTCCTTGCCAGCGTAGTCCCAACTGGCATTGTGGATTGTGCTTCCAGATGCGAGAAGCAGCGGAATTGGTCAGAGGGCAGGTCAAAACAACAGCGAGAACCGGTGGCACCGGACCTATTGGCAGCGGAGCCACCGGGGGCGCTTGGTCTGCCCGCAATGTTTGGCCGGGTTAAGCGGGAGCCCGGAGCGGCGCATTACTTTCCCCAGTGGGCTTGCGCGGCCAAAAAGCTCGATTTTAACCATGGAAGGAAATTTACGTGATGATCCTGGAATATAGGGTGTCAGACCGGGGATTTGTTTGTCTTTGCGATAGCCCTGGGCGATGATTCTTAACGGCTGGCCAGGTTCCTGGTAAGCGAGGATGACGCTTTTGCCGCCGTCGAGGTTAATAGCGACCGTTGCATCAGATAAATCTTTATGCAGGTaagattgcaggaaaaggtTAATAAGAGCGCCCATTTTGTTAATCCCTACGGCCTTTGTCCGAAGGGCTGTATAGGTGAACACCATTTTCTCAGCTCCAAACTGCACCTAGACAAGTCGTTCGTTATTGTTGATTACAGTCGCCTGGCCTCCCGGGACTTTAGTATAAGGGGGGACATGCTGGAAGCGGTCTTCTTCTACCTGCACTTTTTTTAAACTTGGACCCGTAGTTAAAAACGATTTTCCGTCGTCGCTTTTCAGCATCTCGTACTGGTCTTTATAAAGACTCGGAATTTTGAATGAATTAGGTGTGGTAGATGTTGGCCCGACAGGCCAGCCCTCGTACGTTCCTGGTGGAAGGGCTTTGCCGGGTTGACCATTGGGCAGCACGTGGAAATAATCATGTGATTTGCTGACGACAAAGAATCCGCCGTTCATAATAAGGTATGGCGTTTCGAATGCGGGGTTGTCGCGAGCATATTCATCTGGGTCTTGAGTGCCCTGTGACGGACCGACGATGCTCATACGTGATTTTGGAATTACCACGGCAGTAAAAATCCCATTTGGATTCATGTGTTGCATCATAGTTTTGGCACGAGCGTCGTTGTTTAAAGTTGGGTCGTGCTCCCAGCCGTCAGCTGTATAGAACTGGTAGACCACAGCATTATTTTCGTCGAGCGGAAACTTTTGATAGGCAGCCGCATTAACCAAAgtgaaaaaaagggcaaatcctAGTAGAAGCATTTTGGAGCGCAGGTCGATGGCAGGTAAATGGCAGATAAACGGAAGGTGATTGGAAGGCAAACGGCCAAATTCTAAAGCGTGAGGGGGGTTAAATATTGGAGTGTTGCAGATAAGGGACAGAGTCGTATGAAGAAGCCGCCTTGAGGAGGTTTAaagattttattttattatgaTACAAATACATTTGCAGAAACCGGTTTATAATTGCTAGCCGAACCCTTATACAAAAATGATACCCTGGACCAAAAACCCCCATTTTTGGACAGGGATAAAATACCGCATAATTGGGAATGATTAAAAGCTAACAACGAGAAAATTAGACCTTGTTAACTTATTTTAAAATTCTCTAATAATTTGAAAATTTACTCCTCGAACACCAAAAATAGCCAAGTTGAAACGTAACCCGGGGCAGGCAAAAACATACCCCCCTACTGCCCTGCGTGTATACATGGGCTTCTACCAACCTAATTGTCCTAGGGAAGCTATTAGAATACCAACCTTATAATAGGTTTGTTGAACAATTTCTTGAAGGTAAATTTAACGCAGCTTTTATATAGAAGAGAGGCTAGGTTACTCCCCGCATTTTGCCACCTCCAAACTGGCAGCTTGAAAATGTAAGATTAATATACCATATTTGGAACAATACTGAAATTTATAAGTATTAACGCATAATAACATCATTACTTTCAGGGTTTCTTCATTTATGAATTTCCTCTCCACCACCTTCAATTTCCAAACCAGTACTGTTAATTCCCTGGATTTGAAaagtcttttctttttttcctctttttgcTAAACAAAACCTTGTTTCCATCCGCGCCGGGATTATATTTTCCTTTCTCACCCGAGTCACTAACTCCGATCGTGTCTCCGATAAACCGACTTTTTATTGggccgtcgttgtgcagGTGAGTGAGCCCAGCCGGGTTCTTCTCGTGCACGAGATCGGAATGCCACCTCGATGCGCCGCCGGGCCTTCGGAACAACGCCGGGCTTTGCATGGCCTGGAGGTTCGGCCACATGATGTGCACGCCGGGCAGGTCCGGCACGTAGGGGACCTGGGGGTGGACCTCGACCTCTCCAAAGTGCTTGCCCAGGTTGAGCTGCTGCTGTAGGCTCAGGTCCTGGTCGCAGGTCGCGGAAGCAGACGACGCTCCGCTCCGCCACCAGCAGCGCCAGCTCGTCCCTCTGCCGGTCCGTCAGGTCCCCGAGCTGCAGGCTCTCGATCTCGGTGCCGACGTACGTCGTCAGGTCCGCCACCTGTGCGGCGGCCCCCAGCAGCGCCTTCTTGACTTGTCGGCGCGCAGGGCCGGCTCCACATGCTCGCGCTCCTCGGAGCGGGCCTTGTATAAATCCTGCAGGTAGATGGGGGGTCGCCGGTTAGTACGGGTAGCCTTCTGACAGGTCGTTGCTTGCCTTTTCCAGCCGCTGCCGTGCTGGTGCAGGTAGGTCGAGGTCTTGTTTGGGTTTTGGCGGCGCCTTGGTGTTGGTGATTGGGATGATGGGGTCAATTGGGGCAGGGGCCATTTTTGCCGTGGCTTGACAAGCAATCCGGGCGATGGTTTGTGGGTAATTAGCTCCTCTTTGGATTTTGACGCCAATTGCTTTTTGCCTCGACAAGCTTCGTTGGCCCGTTCTTGTTGATGAACCAAGTTTCATACCAAGCATCGTTTCCAGAGAATCAACCTCCACAAACCATCTGCTTGGAAATACGTCGACTGAGGGGCAACCTGAAAATCTTCCGAATGGGTCGTCTGATGGTAGGGAGTCAGGGGGTTGACAGCTTTTTGCAGATCATGACAGGATGGTCGTGGATGACGCCTTGGGCCCTATCTCCTCCAAAATCACGTCAGTTGGAATCCCCGCGTTGGACTTGGGACCCCTGACTGGATGGATATCGCGATTTTCCCCACACTTATTTCGCGATGTCTCCTTTGCAACCATAACACTGTAGCATCTCAATATTTCCCGAACGAACCCAGGCAAAGAACCCGTGGAGCCGTGGGGGTTAAATTGTGCAAGGGATTCAATTGAAAAGCCCAGCTGGAAACCAGACGAAATTCCCCGCTTCTCATCCCAGATTAAATACTTATCAACAAGCAACTCCAGAAATGGCCAAACCAATGTCCTAGTTTCGGTAGTTATTCGGcatattcttttcttttcatcaGCGAATTCTAAGCGTAATGTTGATAAGAAAAAAGGGCCAGGCCTGGCACGCCATTTTCAAGGCTATTTATTGGGTGTTAAGCTTAGAACTACGTCCTCGAGGAATGCAATCTAGACTCACAGCTGCAACGCCTCCGCACCAACAAGACTTGAAATCTTATCAAGACAAGATTGTGCAAGCCTGAAGCCAAGGAAAACCCCAAGGAGGGAGGTGAATTTTGGGTTAGACTGCATATCTCGCCACTGCTTTGTTATAAGGCCTGATAGTAAGGATACTATTGGTGATAGAATTGCGACGAGTCGATGACAGGGGCTCATGGGCGGGTACATTTGCGACAACTGTTTATTGTCATATTAAGTAGTGTGCTACAGCTTCCTCACGTATCTGCTGGGTTTAATATCCCTCCCAAGGGCTTCAACCAGTGCTCTGTTCCCCATCGACAAGCTAGCCGTCATCATGGTCACTACCGACCCAAAGCACCCGGTCTGCCTCCCAATCGATACATCTGATGGGGCGTTTGACAGCAAAGGGACCAACTCGGACTACTCCAGCTCCAGCCCTCTATCGGTATTGGCTGATGTCAACGAACAGCCAAAGAAATCATGGCGTTCAACCATCTGGGACACTCTCGACAAGCCCAAGGAAGAGCGCCGCTTTCTGTTCAAGCTAGATGCTGTCATTCTCACCATGGCCTCGTTAGGCTACTTTATCAAGAATCTGGATCAGATCAACATTACGAGCGCCTTTGTTTCTGGCATGAAGGAGGACTTGGGCCTGCATGGCAACGAGCTCAACTACATGATCACATGTTGGACGGTCGGCTATGTTATTGGAGAGATCCCAAGGTATGTGCTGCCCGAAACCCTTTGCAGATCACTTGGTTATTGTCGTACTGACTGACATTCACACACACGGCACAGCAACATGCTCCTCACTCGCATCAGACCCTCCATCTGGATCCCAACATGTGAGGTGATCTGGTCCGTCCTCACCATCCTCCTCGCGAAATGCACGTCGGCAACCCAAATCTACGTCCTGCGCTTCTTCATCGGGCTGGCCGAGTCCGCCttctacccgggcatgcaaTACGTCATCGGATCATGGTACCGCAAGGACGAACTGGCAAAGCGCAGCTGCATCTTCCACGCCAGCGGCAACATTGGCGGCATGTTCTCGGGCTACCTGATGGCAGCCGCCTACACCCTGAACGACACCAACGGGTTCCGCGGGTGGCAGTGGCTCTTCATCATCAACACGGTCGTGTCGCTCCCCATCGCCATCGCCGGCTACTTTTTCTTCCCCGACGTGCCGGAGATCACCAAGGCGTGGTGGCTCACCGAGGCGGAGATCGACATTGCCCGCAAGAGGATGGTGCTCGAGGGACGGGCGAACCGCGCCCCTTACACCAAGCAAAAGTTCAAAAAGATCTTTTCGTCCTGGCACATCTACCTGCTTCCCCTCCTCTACATCCTGTTCaacaacggcggcggctacgGCGGGCAGCCGGTGTTTGCGCTCTGGCTCAAGTCGGAAGGCTACGGGATCGTCGCCATCAACTCGTACCCGACCATCGCGGCCGCCATCGCCGTCGTCATGACGCTCGCGTACGCCTGGACCTCGGACACCGTCTTTCGCGGTGCGCGGTGGCCGCCCATCGTGTTTGCGGGCTGCTTCAAGATCGTGACCGAGACCAGCCTGGCGGTCTGGAGCATACCGGTGGGGTGGAAGTGGTTCTGCTTCATCTTTGGCAGCGTGTCGAGCGGCATCTCGGGCCTGACCTTTGCGTGGGCGCACGAGATCTGCAGCGACGACAACGAGGAGAGGGCGCTGGTCGTGGCGACCATGAACCAGATGGCGTACGTGGTGCAGGcttggctgccgctgctcaTTTGGCAGCAGGTCGACCAGCCGCGGTACCAGAAGGGTTTCATCACCATGGTTTTCATCGCGGCGGGTATGATTGCTACGGCGTTTGCCATCCGTCTCCTGCACCATCGTGAAAGGGCCAGGAAGGCCAAGGAGGCGGAGCAGGGGTCCAGCTGAGGATGGGATACTCTGCAGATAGTTGCCAAGCTCGGTGAAAGTAGGGTAGTGTAGATGATGGTAAACCTAACTTGAACCCTTTCGCTATGTCCAATATGGATGTGGCAAATAAAAAATGTGTTTCCTGCATCTGCTTCAAGATCTTGTTTGAGTTTCGCTCATTTGCATGGTATGTGTGACAAAAAGCACCTCAGGATAAGGTTTCACCCCGTTATGTCCCAGTCTCCTAGATGCTAAAAGTCATCTTCTTCGGCCTCCGTCTGGGTCCCGTC
The Pyricularia oryzae 70-15 chromosome 1, whole genome shotgun sequence DNA segment above includes these coding regions:
- a CDS encoding pantothenate transporter liz1 → MVTTDPKHPVCLPIDTSDGAFDSKGTNSDYSSSSPLSVLADVNEQPKKSWRSTIWDTLDKPKEERRFLFKLDAVILTMASLGYFIKNLDQINITSAFVSGMKEDLGLHGNELNYMITCWTVGYVIGEIPSNMLLTRIRPSIWIPTCEVIWSVLTILLAKCTSATQIYVLRFFIGLAESAFYPGMQYVIGSWYRKDELAKRSCIFHASGNIGGMFSGYLMAAAYTLNDTNGFRGWQWLFIINTVVSLPIAIAGYFFFPDVPEITKAWWLTEAEIDIARKRMVLEGRANRAPYTKQKFKKIFSSWHIYLLPLLYILFNNGGGYGGQPVFALWLKSEGYGIVAINSYPTIAAAIAVVMTLAYAWTSDTVFRGARWPPIVFAGCFKIVTETSLAVWSIPVGWKWFCFIFGSVSSGISGLTFAWAHEICSDDNEERALVVATMNQMAYVVQAWLPLLIWQQVDQPRYQKGFITMVFIAAGMIATAFAIRLLHHRERARKAKEAEQGSS
- a CDS encoding alpha-ketoglutarate-dependent taurine dioxygenase, which produces MLGFIQGPLRGARACGAGPARRQVKKALLGAAAQVADLTTYVGTEIESLQLGDLTDRQRDELALLVAERSVDLSLQQQLNLGKHFGEVEVHPQVPYVPDLPGVHIMWPNLQAMQSPALFRRPGGASRWHSDLVHEKNPAGLTHLHNDGPIKSRFIGDTIGVSDSGEKGKYNPGADGNKGINSTGLEIEGGGEEIHK